The genomic interval CTAAAGCAAAGGAACTCACAATTTATAGCCTCACTGCGCGCGAAAAAGCAGCCGTTCCATTGGCTAAAGTTCCCTTAACTGTTTTAAACGAGACAAATGCAATTTCTTACAATACGTTCTCTTATTGGACAATGTTGGCATTGACGTCATCACTAGTATTCACCAATCAGATAGAGAGATTTACTAAGACTTATTTGCATATGGAGTTGTGACTACAAAAGGGGCTCTATGCTCGCTTTGTTTCTCCGAGATTTTGCAATTTCTGTCAACATGCCTGAGCCAGCCAAATCCGCTCCGGCCCCGAAGAAGGGCTCCAAGAAGGCGGTGACCAAGGCGCAGAAGAAGGACGGCAAGAAGCGCAAGCGCAGCCGCAAGGAGAGCTACTCCGTGTACGTGTACAAGGTGCTGAAGCAGGTCCACCCGGACACCGGCATCTCGTCCAAGGCCATGGGCATCATGAATTCGTTCGTGAACGATATTTTCGAGCGCATCGCGGGCGAGGCGTCGCGCCTGGCGCATTACAACAAGCGCTCGACCATCACATCCAGGGAGATCCAGACGGCCGTGCGCCTGCTGCTGCCCGGGGAGCTGGCCAAGCACGCGGTGTCTGAGGGCACCAAGGCGGTCACCAAGTACACCAGTTCTAAGTGAGCCGGCTCGCAGCCCTGCAAAACCCAAAGGCTCTTTTCAGAGCCACCTACACTTTCAGAGAAACAGCTGGTGCACTTGCCTAGTTTCACTCAGATAACGCTGCTGGTTTGACGGCGGAAAACgaggtaaaattttttttaaagctctccacAAGCAGTCTTGGATAAGCATTTAGGCagtgtatttttgcctggaaaattccttggacagaggagcctggcaggttctgGGGCCTCAGTCGATCATGGCTCTGCAACAGAGCGCAAAATTGCCATGCAGATTTAGTATGGGTTAGTTGCTCCCCACTGAAATGGATTTTCAGTTTTGCCCTCAgctacaatggcaccccactccagtactcttgcctggaaaatcccatggacggaggagcctggtgggctgcagtccatggggtcgctaagtgtcggacacgactgagcgacttcactttcacttttcactgtcatgcattggagaaggaaacggcaacccactccagtgttcttgcctggagaatcccagggacgggggagcctggtgggctgccgtctatggggtagcatagagtcggacacgactgaagtgacttagcagtagcagtccaGTACAGCAAccgaaatttctttttttcaaagcgAGTAACGCCCCCTCTGATTGGGCAGCAGGACTATTTGAAAAGCCCGCCGTGGGTTGCAATTGGCCTGATACTCTGCCAACAGTTTTGCGCGTTTTGTAGAGATTTTCTCGAAAGTAAATTACTAGCTCTGTCTTGGAATGCACAAGGCTCGGGAGCCTAGAGCCATAAAGCTGAAAATTAACGGTTCTGTGTTCTGCAGTCGGATCCTGAGCGAAATTGcctctttgtttctatttcccaTCCTCTACAGAATAGGTTCTGCAATATTACCCCTGTCTACGAAGATCTTAGGGTGAATTGGAATGATTTATGGAAATATTAAAGGTCCGGGACGGTACTTAAAGAGAAAAGGTTGAACAAGAAACTCAGCAGCTTGGGAAAGCCGCGTTCTTCCAATGTTTAATCAGGATGCAACGGAAGGGAAACATCCAGGAATCATTTGGCCGGGGGAGCAGTTTTCTGGTAGTGTCCTGAGTACACAATTAAAAATCCCGCGAAAGAGGTCAGCGAACTCAGTATTAAAGAGAAGAGCATGTTTATTTAACGCATGGGCTAGTTAGGATTATTAGGGAATGGAATTTCTCAAGGCATGATCGAAAGTCCTTCAATTCCCCCATTCTTCTGCATCTTTCATTAGTGCCTAAATTCTTTTCAGTTGGAATCATTAACATCTTCCGCTACCCTGGCATCCCCTTTTACCAACAAATGATTgcttttgtaattcttttttttctccgcATTAACAGCAAAATAAGCCCCTACACCCATAACCCCACTTAAGAGTGCAGCATTTAGTGTCTTTCCCTTTGTTACGTCCCTTAAAATTGGGGATATGGACCTATATTAGATGAACAGCTT from Budorcas taxicolor isolate Tak-1 chromosome 11, Takin1.1, whole genome shotgun sequence carries:
- the LOC128055379 gene encoding histone H2B type 1-C/E/F/G/I-like — encoded protein: MLALFLRDFAISVNMPEPAKSAPAPKKGSKKAVTKAQKKDGKKRKRSRKESYSVYVYKVLKQVHPDTGISSKAMGIMNSFVNDIFERIAGEASRLAHYNKRSTITSREIQTAVRLLLPGELAKHAVSEGTKAVTKYTSSK